The Terriglobus roseus region TGCCGTGATCAGCGGGATATGCGACACGATGATGACCGGTGTCGTTGCCGACACCTTTGCCAGATCAGTACGCAGCCACTGCAACTGAGCTTCATCAAGAAAGCCAAAGTAGGTCCGTTCCGGCGTGAAGCCGATGGAATCCAGAATGATGAAGTGAACGCCCTTGTGATCAAAGCTCTGATGGCGTGGGCCGATCTTGTCTTCAAAGTAGCTCTTGCCGTAGTTCGAATCCGTCAAGTCCAGACCACTCTTCGGAAAGAGTCCAATCACATCATGGTTGCCCATCGTGTGATAGACCTTCAGTCCTAACTGCTGTTCCGTCTCGCCATACAGATGAAACAACTCCTGCGAACGGGAGAGCGGTACAGCAAGTCCGTCGAAGATGTGATCGCCGCCCTGAATTGCAAAATCCGCATGTAGAGTGCGCGCCTTCTTGAACGCCATCGAGCAGCCTTCCGTCGCATGCAGTTCCGGCTGGATGTGCGTGTCCGTCACAAACAGAAAACTGAATTCCTCTGTTGCAGCAGGCGACATGGCAAACGAAGGCAAGGACGATGCGGCAACACCAGCCGCAGTAAGTGATAGAAAACGGCGACGATCAAGAATCGGCATGCACGGAGTTTATCCACTGCATATGAACTTCTTGAAAAGAAGGAACTCTTCGAGAGCTAAGTCGCTTCGCGTTTCGCCCTATGTCGATTCGCGCCGTGCCGTGCCAGCCAAGCCAACGGCATAATCCGGCGCGTCTCGCTTCGGGATTTTTGTCCATCTCACTCGTTATGCTTTTGCCTAGAATTTATTGGCATTTTTGCCGTTTGTTTACGGTATTTCCCCCCTTCCTTCCCTGCCCAAACTACACAACAGGCAACGAACAAAAAATCACAGATATTGCGCTGCCTGCGATTCCCCCTTTTGAGGCTTAAGTCTTAATGCGATCTCATCCGTTTTTTCGGAGCCCCGTTCTTTACGCTTCTCTTGTTCCTCTTTTTTCAATTGCAGCGCTCGCTCAAGGTGGCAGTGCAGTCCTGAGCGGCACAGTCACCGATGCAAGTGGTGCAGCCGTTCCTAACGCACATGTAACCGCCACCAACGTGGACACCAATCTGGTGTTGAACACTGATTCCAACAACTCTGGTCTCTATCGCTTCCCCACCATTCCTCCGGGACGTTACGTCATCTCTTCGAACGTGAAGGGCTTCCAGAAATTCCAGCAGACAGGCGTTGTGCTGACCGTCAGCCAACAAGCCACGATCGACATTGGTCTACATGTAGGCAGCGAATCAGAGACCGTGAATGTAACAGCTGGCGCGCCGCTGATGAACACCACCAACGCTGAAGTCAGCAACACAGTTGGTGAACATGCTATCCGCGAACTACCATTGAATGGCCGCGATCCTTCAAGCCTTGTATTGCTGTCACCCGGTACAGTGAACGTGTTGAACACAGGCGCAGGCACGCTGCAAGGTGAGACCACATTCCCGAATGAAAGCGGTGCATCCGCAGGCGGCGGTCGCCAGGGCAGCACGCTCTATCTTCTCGATGGTGTTCCGAACATGGACACCTACATGTCGCTCTCTGCACCTACGCCGAATGCCGATGCCACCAGTGAGTTTCGCGTCATCTCCAACAACTTCGACGCGCACTATGGCTTTTCTCCGGGCGCTGTCGTTTCGATCGACACGAAGAGTGGCACCAATGCACTCCATGGCGGCGCTTTCGAGTTCCTGCGTAACAACGCGTTGAACTCCGCGGACTACTTCTCAAAGCAGGTTGACTCGCTGAAGCGTAATCAGTTCGGCGGTTTCCTCGGCGGTCCTGTCATCAAGGATCGTCTCTTCTTCTTTGGCAACTACCAAGGCACACGCCAGTCCACAACATCAACCGCGAACAGCACGAACACTCCCACAGCGGCGATGTTGAATGGCGACTTCTCCGCGTATCCCAAAGCGCTGACCGGCGGCTTCGTTAACAACCGCATTGATCCTTCCCTGTTCAATCCTGCGGCAGTGCAGATCGCGAAGACCGCACTGCCATTGGGCCAGGATGCGGCCAGTGGTCTGGTGTACTACACCGTGCCCAAGACTATTGAGACATACAACGAAGGCACAGGCCGCATTGACTACACGCCGAACGACAAGCATCGCCTGACGCTACGTAGCTTCATTCAGTACTACAACCGCAGCGAAGCCGCTACGCCCGGTAACATCCTTGCACTGAACACGGGCAAGCAAGGTAAGTTCTTCAACGAAGTGTTGAACCACACATGGACAGTCAGCCCGAGCCTCATCAACGCATTGTCGTTGTTCTGGAACCAGGAGCATGTTTACAACGTGGGTCAACCGCTCAACAGCAGTGGTTCTCCGTTCTGCTTGTCGCGCTACATCAACGTGAGTGAACCCGCAGGCACCTGCTATAGCGAAGGCCTGAACGCCAGCGGCGGCTTCAGCTTGCAGTACTCCGAGTACACAGGCGAGATGCGTCGTTCATGGGGCTTCTCTGACTTCATCACAAAGATCGTTGGCAATCACACCATAACCGCAGGCGTGGATCTGTGGCATCAGCGTGCACGCGAGCTGACGTACTATCCCGCTGCACCGATTATCAGTTTCAATGGCTATTCCACTGGCTTCGGCCTTGCGGACTTCCTGTTAGGTCGCGTCAGCACATACACGCAGGGTGCGGGCGAAATTGCCGATGTCAGTGGCAACCTGCTCGGAGCTTACGCTCAGGATCAGTTCAAGCTGCGCTCTAACATCACCGTCACTGCAGGTCTTCGTTGGGATCCAAATCTTGCTCCGCAATCAAAGGATGGGCGCGGCGCGGTGTGGAATCCCGGACAACAAAGCACCGTCTTCCCGAACGCCCCTAAGGGCCTCGTCTTCCCCGGCGACAACGGCGTAAGCGCTGGACTGGCACCGAACACCTACGGCTACTTTGAACCACGCCTCGCCGTAGCGTGGCAGGTGCATCCCAAGACCACCTTCCGTGCAGGCTTTGGTCTGTTCACTGCACCGCTGCCGTACTCTTCGTACAACCACGTTGCAGACGTCACTCCGTTCAGCCCCACGTACACGCTGAATGAAACTGCATCCACACCCATCAATTTCTCCAACCCATGGGCGAACTTCGCAGGCACAGGCGGCGTAAGTCCCTTCCCACCGTTTGTATATTCGGGCGGCACACCTCCCAGTAACTCCACCTTCGCTTCACCAACGTCTGTACCGGCCGCATTCACGCCCAAGTTCAAACTTGGCATGACGCAAAGCTGGAACGCATCGGTGGAACAGCAATTGGGCAACGACGTAGTGCTGCACCTTGCTTACGTTGGCAGTCAGAGCTATCACCAGTCGTTGATTCTGGATGAGAACCCCGGCCAAACCGCAGCTGCAGTGCGTGGCGTTCGCGCCATGTCTGACTTCGGCCAGATCCTCACAATCCAGTCGATTGGCACGGCCAGCTATAACTCGTTGCAGGTGCAGATTGAAAAGCGGTTTTCGCATAACTTCCAGGCGCAGTCCAGCTTCACCTGGTCCCGTAACCTCGACATTGCATCCAGCGGCAATGCATCGTTTACCAGCAGCATTGCGAACCCGTATAACGTCCGCTACAACCGCGGTATCTCTGACCTGAACGTGCCGCTTGTGTCCGTCACGAATCTTGTCTACACAACACCCGCGTTGAATGGCTGGAACAGCATCGCACGTGGCGTACTTGGCGAGTGGGAAATCAGCGCCATCTACACCATGCAGTCGGGTAGCCCTTTCGGCATCTCCGGCGGAAGCGGAAACAACTCAGGTGCAAATGAGAATGGCGACCGCGCAGACAGCGTGTTCGGCATTCCCGTCCAGACGCATCAGGGTAGCAAGGAACAGTGGCTGAATCAGTACTTCACTACGGCAGCCTTCACCACAAACGCTCCGGGCACATTCGGTAACACCGGCCGCAACATCCTCAAGGGACCCGGCGTGAACTACAGCGATGCAGCTCTCATGAAGAACTGGACTGCACGCGACCGCTACCATCTGCAATTCCGCTGGGAGCTGTTCAACGCCTTCAACCACACCAACTTCGCAACCCCCAACAACAATCCCACCAGCGGAACTTATGGGCAGATCACCGCAACCAGTTCCGGAGTACGTCCGCGTGTGATGCAAGCCGGACTGAAACTCACCTTCTAACCAACACGACAACTCAGGGCCGCCGCCAATAAAGCGGCGGCCTTTTTCTGTAGAAGCCTCGGAAGCCGACATACAGAGACACTTCATTGCAGAAATTTGAGATTCAAGCAATGATTCTGCGGAACAAATCGGAAAAGAGGAAGAGCCGGATCGATATAACAGTTTCGAATCGAATGCGTGTTGATTAGATTAGGAACATGCAGGCTTTCCGGTACCTCGGCAGGGTAGTAGCGGCAACAGTCATCTTGTTTTGCACTGCGCTGACACAGAGCTGCGGGTCGGGCATAGTGCAGCGGACAAGCACCGGAAATGGCTCTACGACAGTGACCACAAGTCCAATGTGGGTCGGTGCGTGGGGGGCATCAATGACCAATGCTGCCGCAGTATCAGACAATTCTGGCAACGAGCGCAGCTACCGGTTTCTTGTGACATCCACCATTGACGGCACACAGGCACGCGTGAAGTTTTCCAACGTGTATGGACTGACGCCGGTAACACTAGGCGCGGTGCGGCTTTCGTGGGGTAAAGACGGTTCACCTACGATCGACCCGATGCATGATGTGGGGCTGACGTTCAATGGAAACAAGAGCGTAGTGTTGGCTCCAGGATCAACGGTGACCTCTGACTCAGCAGACTTCTCATTCGGCCTGGGCCAAGTGCTAGCTGTTTCGGTCTACTTGAAGGGTAATTTCGACAGGGTTAGCCGACACGATTCCTACTTCGTAACGAATTATTCAACCGCGGATGGCGCGGGTGATACAACCTCTGATGCAGCGGGATCGGCCTTTAGCACTCCCGTTCCAGACTGGCTCCTGGTGAACGAGATTGACGTGTATGGCCAATACCAAGGCACCCTGGCCATGTTCGGAAGTTCTACGACGGATGGTCTTAAGAGCGACTACAGTTCAGACAAGGTATACCCGATTCCCAATTCGCCGATTAGTACACAACACGCGGACCGTGTCTCTGACTGGATGGCGCGTCGGCTAGCCGCAGCCGGTTACCGCATTGGCGTGCTGAACGCGGGAATTCCAGGTGATCCCATCACTGACGTAGGGTCCGTACCAACGCCCAATCAACGGTTTGCACAAGACATCCTTACGCTTCCAAATCTTCTAGGAATTGTGAGCTATTTTGGATCGATTGATCTACGTTCCGCCTCCTGCACGAACGCAGCGGACATGGAAGCAGCGACACAGCAACTCGTTGCCAAGTCCGCAATGGCGAAGCTACCTATTGTGCTGACAACACTGCCGCCAACTGGGTTGTGCTCCAACCCGGCATCACCGAATTACGGGCCTTTACCCAGCCCAAGTGATCCATATGCCGGTGGCCTGAGTCCCGGACCAGCGAATGGTTCCGAAGTCCAAAGGGCAGCATTCAATCAATGGTTGCGAACGACGGGAGCAACTTTACCCGGTGTTGTAAGCATTGCGGATTACGATCTGGCTCTGCGTGATCCACAACACATCAGCTTTATGATGCCCCAGTACAACAGTGGCGATAACTTCCACATGAACGGCACTGGGTACGGAGCTGAGGCAAACAGTATCTCGCTTGGATTCCTTCCACGTTAGCCCTCTAATCAAAACAGGATGGCGCTAAATATCACACCCCTCGAAGTGAAACCTTTAAAGAATCCTGCCGGTCTCCCGTTACATGCGAGTCCTCGGTTTAGCCTCACGTCATCCATGGATACGACGCGTTTGCTGCATCTTACTGTTCCCTCTCCCATTGCTCGGGTTAAATGGTTGCACTAATGTTGTGACGGTGATCCCTCAGGTTGTTTCTGCGGGACCGACACCACAGACCATGTGGGTAGCGGTCTGGACCGCCAACGCGCAAAATGCCACCTCCAGTTCGCAGGACCCTGGTGGTTCAGAGCAAAGCTTTCGTTTCATCGTGTTGCCAACTACCGATGCAACGCAGGAAAGAGTGCACTTTTCTAATAGGCTGGGGACAACATCAGTAACAATTGGCGCGGCCCGCCTTGCAGTTGCGGTAGATGTTGGTCCCGCCATCGACCCGAAGCGCGATGCGGCTCTTACATTTTCCGGTGCAACATCCATCACACTAGCACCAGGACAAGAGATCGTCTCTGACCCAGTCAATGTTTCTTACAACTTCGGCGAGAAATTGGCTGTCAGCATGTATATGAAAGGCTCATTCCCATCGCTAACAGAACATGCATCGGATGTGCAGTTCAACTTCCAGAATGCTTCCGGTGCAGGCAATGCGACATCCGATACAAGCGGTGCTTCCATGGGTACTGTAATGACAGACTGGCTGCTACTGAGTGGCATCGACGCATACGGTTCCTACCAAGGATCGGTAGCCATCTTCGGTAGTTCTTCCGTGGATGGACACGCATCGAACTATGGCAACAGCAATAGCTATCCGACAGCAAACGTTGCCATCACTTCGCAGGACAATGATCGCCCTTCTGACTGGCTTGCCCGGCAGATGCGTGCTGCAGGCTATCGCGTAGGTGTCTCCAATGCGGGTTTACTTGGTAATGCCGCAGCCGGCACTGGAGGCGGCGTTGATCGCATGCAGCACGATGTGCTTGGCGTAATCAATCTCAAAACGGTGATCATTTACTTTGGAGGTATCGATCTGCGTGGAAATTGCGTGCAGGCTACGGATGTCGAAAGTTCCCTGAGCAACATGGTTCAACAAGCGAATGCAGCTGGCATTAGAGTGATTCTGGCGACGATCCCTCCCTCAGAGTATTGCACTACGACTCCCGGACTTGTACCGACAACTGAGCAACCCTATCTTGGTGATCTCATTCCTGGGCCTGAAAATCCCGGATCAACACAGCGTAGAGCGGTAAACGACTGGATTCGAAGCACTGCGGTAAGCTTGCCAGGAGTCGTTGGCGTCGCGGACTTCGACAAGGCATTGGCCGATCCGAATCATCCAGATTTCATGATCCCCAACCTGAATTCTGGGGATAACTTCCACCCGAACGGAGTTGGGTATGGCGTGCAGTCTTCGTCCATCCCGCTTGACAAGATACTCGGGCAGTAAATGAAAGGCCGGGCATGAAGCCCGGCCTTTTAATAGCTTATTGAGACTGCTTAGCGATCCTTCGAAGCTGCGATCTTCTCTTCTGCCACGCGAATCTCTGCACGGGCGTAATCGTATTTCGCGGCATCGTCGCCTGCCTGCGCCCAATCCTTCTCTGCATCAGCCAGTTCCTGCTGCGCCTTGGCTCCATCGATCTCTTCCGGCTTCAGCGCCGTCTCTGCGAGAACGGTCACGCGCTCCGGAAGCACTTCAACAAAACCCCAGGCCACGAAGAACTTTGCATTGCCGGAGTTGCCGCCGTGCAACTTCACTTCGCCCGCGCCCAGTTCTGCGAGCAGCGGTGCAGCGCCATACAGCGCTTCAATGTAGCCCGACAGAGCCGGAAGCTCAATCGCGTCAGCCGTAGTGTCAATCAGAACGCGGTCCGGCGTAACGATGCGGACTGCGAGCTGGCCGGAATGTGTGGTTGCGTCTGCCATGTGTTCCTGTTCGTTCTCAGTTGTCAGCGATCAGTTGCCAGTCCTTCTCAGAACTGGCAACTGTTACCGAAACTTCTCTTACGCGTTTGCCTTCATCTTGGCTGCTGCTTCCAGCACTTCCTCGATGCCGCCCTTCATGTAGAAGGCCTGTTCCGGCACGCTGTCATGCTTGCCTTCGATGATCTCCTTGAAGGAGCGCACCGTGTCAGCGACCTTGACGTACTTACCAGGGTTGCCGGTGAACACTTCCGCAACGTGGAACGGCTGCGACAGGAACTTCTGCACCTTACGTGCACGGGCAACGGTGATCTTGTCGTCTTCCGAAAGTTCGTCGATACCCAGGATGGCGATGATGTCCTGCAGATCCTTGTAACGCTGCAGAATTCCCTTCACCTGCTGAGCCACTGCGTAGTGCTCTTCACCCACAACACGCGGGGTGAGAATACGCGATGTGGAAGCCAGCGGATCGACGGCCGGATAGATACCGATTTCCGTCAGCGCACGGTTCAACACGGTGGTCGCATCCAAGTGGGCAAAGGTCGTCGCCGGAGCGGGATCGGTCAAATCGTCAGCGGGCACATAGATAGCCTGCACGGACGTAACAGAACCCTTCTTCGTGGACGTGATGCGCTCCTGAAGCTGACCCATCTCGCTGGCCAGGTTCGGCTGGTAACCCACAGCAGAAGGCATACGGCCCAACAACGTGGAAACCTCAGAACCCGCCTGCGTGAAGCGGAAGATGTTGTCGATGAACAACAGCACGTCCGAGCCTTCTTCATCACGGAAGTGTTCCGCAATGGTCAGACCGGTCAGCGCCACGCGCAGACGCGCACCCGGCGGCTCGGTCATCTGGCCGTAGATCAACGCGGCCTTGCTCTTGCGCCAGTCGGTAGGGTCGATAACGCCGGACTCTTGGAATTCCATCCACAGATCGTTGCCTTCGCGTGTACGCTCACCCACGCCAGCAAACACGGAGAAACCACCGTGCTGCATCGCAACGTTGTTGATCAGCTCCTGAATCAGAACCGTCTTGCCCACACCAGCGCCGCCGAAGAGACCGATCTTACCGCCCTTCAAGAACGGCTGGATCAGGTCGACGACCTTGATGCCCGTCTCGAACATCTCTTCGCCCGTTGCCTGCTCATCAAACGCAGGTGCCTGGCGGTGAATGGGCTTGCGAACCTCTGTCTGCACGGGGCCAAGCTGATCCACGGGCTCGCCGATCACGTTGAGCACGCGGCCCAGCGTCTCGCGGCCCACAGGCACCATGATGGGTGCACCGGTGTCCACAGCCTTCATGCCGCGGACCATGCCTTCGGTCGCTTCCATAGCAACCGTACGCACACGGCCCTCGCCCAAGTGCTGCTGCACTTCCACGATCACCGAAAGCGGCGTGGGGATATCAAAGCCTTCCGACGTGATGCGCAGCGCCTGATAGATAGGCGGCATGTGCTTCTCGTCGAACTGGATATCAACGGCCGGGCCGCTGATCTGGATTACTCTGCCGATGTTCTCTGCCATAAGTCTCTCTTTTAGAGGCGCAGCCTAAATGGCCGACGCTCCTGAAACGATCTCGATAATTTCCTTGGTGATAGCTGCCTGACGTACGCGGTTCATGGTCAGTGTCAGCGAATCAATCATGTCGCTGGCGTTGCTGCTTGCAGCGTCCATGGCCGTCATACGTGCGGCATGTTCGCTGGCGCTGGATTCCAGCAGCGCATGGTAAATCTGCGTGGTCACGTAGCGCGGCAGCAAGTGCTTGAACAACTTTGCCGGCTCCTGGTCGTAGATGTAATCCACGTCTGCCGTGCCAAACTTCTTTGCCTCGCGGTCAAGCTCCGTCTCTTCCGGCTCGTTGATAGAAACGCCCGAGGAAGAAGCTGCGCGAGCAGATGCTTCCTTCAACTCCTCCGACATCTCTTCCGCGGCGGTGATTTCCGGCGAACCCAGCTTACGAATCGGGAGTAGCTTCTCAACAACCACGCGCTGTGCGATAACGCTCTTGAACTCGTTGTAGACGATGTAGACCGAATCGATCTCGCCGCGCTCGTAACGATCAATGATCGAGTGGGCAGCCTTGTCCACTTCCGTAAAGTTCAGCTTCGCCAGCAGGAAGCCAAGATCCTTGGTGATCTCAACCGGCACCTTGCGTTCGCGAATATCTTCAATGTGGTGCGAGATGCCGATGGGCTCATCATGCTCTTCATCGACGTGCTTCCACACGGCTTCCGGATACTTACGCTTGAACAGATCGCGCGACTTGCGACCGACCGTCTCAATGTCGATGTTCTGCTCACCCGGACGCGGATCGTCTTCCGTCACCTGCTTCGGTTCACGGCGATAGTCGATGAACTTCTGCGCGGCCTTGCCGATGTTGGAGTTGAATGCGCCTGCGAAGCCCTTGTCGCCTGCGACAACCAGCAGCAGCACATTCTTCTCTTCACGCTCGACCAGCAGCGGATGCATCACATCGCCGTTGCCTTCGTCACCGTAAAGAGCAGCGCGGCGCACCAGCGATTGCAGTACGTTAGCCAGCATCTGCGCATAAGGACGCGCCTGCAGTGCACGCTCCTGCGCACGACGCAGCTTCGCCGCCGAGACCATCTTCATGGCCTTGGTGATCTGCCGCGTGTTTTTCACGGAGCGAATGCGCCGCTTTAGATCCAGTACGTTTGCCATTCGTTTAGTACTTTTCCGAAACCTTGCGAATCTCTTCCTGCCAGCGGCGTTCCTGCTCACCCACGGAAACGCGTGCCTCGATTTCCTGCTGCTCCGCCTGCACCCGGCCCAGATCGTGCGAATGAATATCAAGCCGGTTGTGCATCTGTTTCATCCGGCGTGTCTGCATCCAGTGGGACCATGTCAGAAACGCCACATTAAGAACTGCGAAAACAACTACGAGAACTACGACCGAGGTCGTCATGGGAATAACCTTTGGCTGGGCCGGGCAGAGAGCGTCAGCTCCCCGTCCGGCGATTCCTGTTATGCCGTCGCCAGGGCGGCCTTGTTGTCCTTATGAGCGGCCTTGAACGTGGCCTTGTAATCATTGATCGCGTTGGTCAGATTCTTGGTGATCTCGTCATCCAGAGCCTTCTTGCTCATGATGGCGTCCAGAATCGACTGGCCGGTGGTCTTCATGTACTCGTGGAAGCCTGCTTCGAACGCCTGAACCTGCTTCACTTCGATATCGTCCAGCAAGCCCTTGGTGCCTGCGAACACGATCGAAACCTGCTGTGCAGCGGTCAACGGCTGGAACTGGGGCTGCTTCAGAATCTCAACCAGGCGCGAACCACGGTTCAGCTGCTTCTGCGTTGCAGGATCCAGGTCCGAACCGAACTGCGCGAACGCAGCAAGCTCACGGTACTGAGCCAGATCCAGCTTCAGCGTAGCGCCAACCTGCTTGGTGGCCTTCATGGCGGCAGCAAAACCTACACGCGATACCGACAGACCTACGTTCACAGCCGGACGAATACCAGAGTTGAACAGATCGGTTTCTACGAAGATCTGACCGTCGGTGATCGAAATCACGTTGGTCGGAATGTACGCGGATACGTCGCCAGCCTGCGTTTCGATGATCGGCAGAGCCGTCAACGAACCGCCGCCCAGTTTGTCCGAAACCTTCGACGAACGCTCGAGCAGACGCGAGTGGAGATAGAACACGTCGCCCGGGTATGCTTCGCGGCCCGGCGGACGGCGCAGCAGCAGCGAGATTTCGCGGTATGCCGCAGCGTGCTTCGACAAATCGTCGTAAATGATCAGAGCGTGCTTGCCGTTGTCGCGAAAGTACTCGCCCATCGCGGTCGCAGCATAGGGAGCCAGGTACGACATCGGTGCGGGCTCAGAAGCCGTCGCAGCAACAACAATCGTGTACGCCATGGCGCCGTACTGTTCCAGGGTCTGAACGACCTGTGCCACCGACGAACGCTTCTGACCCACTGCGCAATAGATGCAGATGAGGTCGTTCTTCGCGGAGTTCAGAATCGTGTCCAGAGCAATGGCAGTCTTGCCCGTCTGACGATCGCCGATAAGCAGCTCACGCTGGCCACGGCCGATCGGAATCATGGTGTCGATGGCCTTAATGCCGGTCGCCATCGGCTCGGTTACGGACTTACGGTCAATAACACCGGGAGCCAAACGCTCAACAGGCAGCGTATACGGCGTGTCGATGGGGCCCTTGTCGTCGATCGGCTGACCAAGCGCATTCACCACGCGGCCAATCATGGCATCGCCCACGGGCACGCTCATGATCTTGCCGGTGCGCTTGACCGTGTCGCCTTCCTTGATCTCCGTGAAGTCGCCGAGAAGCACAGCGCCAACCTGGTCTTCATCCAGGTTCATAGCCAGGCCACTAATGCCCTTGGGGAACTCAATGAGTTCGCCGGCCATAACCTTATCCAGGCCGTGGATGCGTGCGATACCGTCACCCAGCGAGATGATCGTGCCGACTTCATCGACTGCAATCTTCTGTTCGTAGTTCTCGATCTGCTGACGAAGCAGTTCTGTAATCTCGTCTGCCTTGAGCTGTGCCATGTGTCTCTTTCGTCTCCTGCGCCCGTGCAACTTTCGATTGCCCTGGCGCGATACAAACTTGTTTACTGCAAAACTTTTCTTAAGCGCCTGCCAGGTGCCGCTTCAACTGCTGCAACTGTCCGCGAACCGAGCCATCGTACACCTGCGAACCAAGCTTAATCACGGCTCCGCCCAGCAACGATGCGTCCTGTGTCCACGTGACGCGAACCCGGCTGCCTGCCAGCGCTCCCGCCTTGCTACCCAGCAACTGCTTCTCGTCTTCCGAGAGATGCTTTGCCGTAACAATCTCTGCTTCCGCAATGCCGTTTGCCTGATCAGCCAACGTGCTGAATTCAGCAGCGATGTCCTTCAACGATTCCAGACGACCGTGATCCATCAGGACAGCAACAAAGTTCCGAACAGTCTTATCCAGACCCACGCGGTTTGAAACCGCATCCAGAACCTTGACCTTGTCCTTGTGATCCAGAGCCGGATTCAGCAGGAATTCGCGAAGTTCGCGGCTGCCGTCCAGCGTAGCGGCAAAGTCAGCAACCTGCTGACGGACGCTATCAATGTTCAGATTCTGCGCAGCAGCAACCTGCTGAAATGCACGTGCGTAACGAAGTTCGAAGGCGGCCAT contains the following coding sequences:
- a CDS encoding metallophosphoesterase family protein, whose protein sequence is MPILDRRRFLSLTAAGVAASSLPSFAMSPAATEEFSFLFVTDTHIQPELHATEGCSMAFKKARTLHADFAIQGGDHIFDGLAVPLSRSQELFHLYGETEQQLGLKVYHTMGNHDVIGLFPKSGLDLTDSNYGKSYFEDKIGPRHQSFDHKGVHFIILDSIGFTPERTYFGFLDEAQLQWLRTDLAKVSATTPVIIVSHIPLITAYAQYSAPPATPPTHNSLSVSNTYEILPLLAKHNVIGVLQGHTHVNECVEFNGITYITGGAVSGNWWKGIHEGTPEGFTVCTVKDGKLTTRYETYGFHADSV
- the atpD gene encoding F0F1 ATP synthase subunit beta, whose amino-acid sequence is MAENIGRVIQISGPAVDIQFDEKHMPPIYQALRITSEGFDIPTPLSVIVEVQQHLGEGRVRTVAMEATEGMVRGMKAVDTGAPIMVPVGRETLGRVLNVIGEPVDQLGPVQTEVRKPIHRQAPAFDEQATGEEMFETGIKVVDLIQPFLKGGKIGLFGGAGVGKTVLIQELINNVAMQHGGFSVFAGVGERTREGNDLWMEFQESGVIDPTDWRKSKAALIYGQMTEPPGARLRVALTGLTIAEHFRDEEGSDVLLFIDNIFRFTQAGSEVSTLLGRMPSAVGYQPNLASEMGQLQERITSTKKGSVTSVQAIYVPADDLTDPAPATTFAHLDATTVLNRALTEIGIYPAVDPLASTSRILTPRVVGEEHYAVAQQVKGILQRYKDLQDIIAILGIDELSEDDKITVARARKVQKFLSQPFHVAEVFTGNPGKYVKVADTVRSFKEIIEGKHDSVPEQAFYMKGGIEEVLEAAAKMKANA
- a CDS encoding GDSL-type esterase/lipase family protein; this encodes MTNAAAVSDNSGNERSYRFLVTSTIDGTQARVKFSNVYGLTPVTLGAVRLSWGKDGSPTIDPMHDVGLTFNGNKSVVLAPGSTVTSDSADFSFGLGQVLAVSVYLKGNFDRVSRHDSYFVTNYSTADGAGDTTSDAAGSAFSTPVPDWLLVNEIDVYGQYQGTLAMFGSSTTDGLKSDYSSDKVYPIPNSPISTQHADRVSDWMARRLAAAGYRIGVLNAGIPGDPITDVGSVPTPNQRFAQDILTLPNLLGIVSYFGSIDLRSASCTNAADMEAATQQLVAKSAMAKLPIVLTTLPPTGLCSNPASPNYGPLPSPSDPYAGGLSPGPANGSEVQRAAFNQWLRTTGATLPGVVSIADYDLALRDPQHISFMMPQYNSGDNFHMNGTGYGAEANSISLGFLPR
- the atpC gene encoding ATP synthase F1 subunit epsilon, with product MADATTHSGQLAVRIVTPDRVLIDTTADAIELPALSGYIEALYGAAPLLAELGAGEVKLHGGNSGNAKFFVAWGFVEVLPERVTVLAETALKPEEIDGAKAQQELADAEKDWAQAGDDAAKYDYARAEIRVAEEKIAASKDR
- a CDS encoding TonB-dependent receptor gives rise to the protein MRSHPFFRSPVLYASLVPLFSIAALAQGGSAVLSGTVTDASGAAVPNAHVTATNVDTNLVLNTDSNNSGLYRFPTIPPGRYVISSNVKGFQKFQQTGVVLTVSQQATIDIGLHVGSESETVNVTAGAPLMNTTNAEVSNTVGEHAIRELPLNGRDPSSLVLLSPGTVNVLNTGAGTLQGETTFPNESGASAGGGRQGSTLYLLDGVPNMDTYMSLSAPTPNADATSEFRVISNNFDAHYGFSPGAVVSIDTKSGTNALHGGAFEFLRNNALNSADYFSKQVDSLKRNQFGGFLGGPVIKDRLFFFGNYQGTRQSTTSTANSTNTPTAAMLNGDFSAYPKALTGGFVNNRIDPSLFNPAAVQIAKTALPLGQDAASGLVYYTVPKTIETYNEGTGRIDYTPNDKHRLTLRSFIQYYNRSEAATPGNILALNTGKQGKFFNEVLNHTWTVSPSLINALSLFWNQEHVYNVGQPLNSSGSPFCLSRYINVSEPAGTCYSEGLNASGGFSLQYSEYTGEMRRSWGFSDFITKIVGNHTITAGVDLWHQRARELTYYPAAPIISFNGYSTGFGLADFLLGRVSTYTQGAGEIADVSGNLLGAYAQDQFKLRSNITVTAGLRWDPNLAPQSKDGRGAVWNPGQQSTVFPNAPKGLVFPGDNGVSAGLAPNTYGYFEPRLAVAWQVHPKTTFRAGFGLFTAPLPYSSYNHVADVTPFSPTYTLNETASTPINFSNPWANFAGTGGVSPFPPFVYSGGTPPSNSTFASPTSVPAAFTPKFKLGMTQSWNASVEQQLGNDVVLHLAYVGSQSYHQSLILDENPGQTAAAVRGVRAMSDFGQILTIQSIGTASYNSLQVQIEKRFSHNFQAQSSFTWSRNLDIASSGNASFTSSIANPYNVRYNRGISDLNVPLVSVTNLVYTTPALNGWNSIARGVLGEWEISAIYTMQSGSPFGISGGSGNNSGANENGDRADSVFGIPVQTHQGSKEQWLNQYFTTAAFTTNAPGTFGNTGRNILKGPGVNYSDAALMKNWTARDRYHLQFRWELFNAFNHTNFATPNNNPTSGTYGQITATSSGVRPRVMQAGLKLTF
- a CDS encoding GDSL-type esterase/lipase family protein, coding for MTVIPQVVSAGPTPQTMWVAVWTANAQNATSSSQDPGGSEQSFRFIVLPTTDATQERVHFSNRLGTTSVTIGAARLAVAVDVGPAIDPKRDAALTFSGATSITLAPGQEIVSDPVNVSYNFGEKLAVSMYMKGSFPSLTEHASDVQFNFQNASGAGNATSDTSGASMGTVMTDWLLLSGIDAYGSYQGSVAIFGSSSVDGHASNYGNSNSYPTANVAITSQDNDRPSDWLARQMRAAGYRVGVSNAGLLGNAAAGTGGGVDRMQHDVLGVINLKTVIIYFGGIDLRGNCVQATDVESSLSNMVQQANAAGIRVILATIPPSEYCTTTPGLVPTTEQPYLGDLIPGPENPGSTQRRAVNDWIRSTAVSLPGVVGVADFDKALADPNHPDFMIPNLNSGDNFHPNGVGYGVQSSSIPLDKILGQ